In one Andrena cerasifolii isolate SP2316 chromosome 2, iyAndCera1_principal, whole genome shotgun sequence genomic region, the following are encoded:
- the LOC143366472 gene encoding uncharacterized protein LOC143366472, translating to MVEKERARDKVAETITETIGAGVFYLAQVSKGLSSRGGSQSPTSRKRRRFRRRSVGEDNSLENHEASNSSDMPKQMGVPALGIAPVADEKVHADPTDSLGRSALMTQLTKPVDEMLQLPLEKPEPNDNLIEPKSEYLEDAEESVEDLTRDDDMNDLSEMDQDNNRAGPAHDPSQHPAGTGVWHVTGDRNNARGVVGSVAGAPGTTDEVFLAAQEAA from the exons ATGGTAGAGAAGGAACGAGCTAGAGATAAAGTAGCGGAGACAATAACAGAAACGATAGGAGCGGGA GTGTTCTACCTTGCCCAAGTATCAAAGGGTCTCTCCTCGAGAGGGGGCTCCCAAAGTCCGACTTCGAGGAAAAGAAGAAGGTTTAGAAGAAGAAGCGTGGGAGAAGACAATTCGCTTGAGAACCACGAAGCCTCGAATTCGAGTGACATGCCCAAACAAATGGGCGTTCCCGCACTTGGAATCGCACCCGTGGCGGACGAAAAAGTACACGCGGACCCCACAGACTCGCTCGGCAGGTCAGCTCTAATGACACAGCTGACGAAACCCGTGGATGAGATGTTACAGCTGCCACTCGAAAAGCCTGAGCCAAACGATAATCTCATCGAGCCAAAGTCTGAGTATTTAGAGGACGCGGAGGAGAGCGTCGAAGACCTGACGCGCGATGACGATATGAACGATCTTAGCGAGATGGATCAGGACAACAACAGAGCCGGGCCAGCTCACGATCCCTCCCAACATCCTGCAGGTACCGGTGTGTGGCACGTTACTGGCGATCGAAATAATGCGAGGGGTGTCGTGGGCTCGGTGGCGGGAGCCCCTGGAACGACGGACGAGGTGTTCCTTGCAGCCCAGGAGGCCGCCTAG
- the LOC143378524 gene encoding uncharacterized protein LOC143378524, with protein MFAVNNDRNLAVVVVIAAAVQLTVADRRRSRRRNRQAWLKKYCGDCNDQPLLRELRENYPDDYRNYLRMDCKAFDDLLGLVQNRIKKMDTIMRKSITAEQRLIATLRFLATGRSYEDLKFTTGISAPALCKIIPETCKTLYYALRTEFLKFSNNKDEWKKIAEGFHDKWDFANCEVLWMENTSELFHHRIPRPCITIVTSRVKVFLGE; from the exons ATGTTTGCGGTAAACAATGACCGGAACttggctgttgttgttgttattgctGCTGCTGTCCAGTTAACAGTAGCAGaccgaagaagaagcagaagaagaaaccgCCAGGCTTGGCTGAAAAAATACTGCGGAGACTGCAATGATCAGCCTCTTCTTCGAGAATTGCGAGAAAATTATCCGGACGATTATCGGAATTACTTGAGGATGGATTGTAAGGCGTTTGATGATCTGCTGGGTTTAGTTCAAAACCGAATCAAGAAAATGGACACCATTATGAGAAAGAGCATCACCGCAGAACAACGCCTTATCGCTACATTGAGATTTTTGGCAACTGGGCGTTCCTACGAAGATTTGAAATTTACGACAGGAATATCAGCTCCTGCGTTATGCAAAATAATTCCTGAGACGTGCAAAACACTGTATTATGCACTACGGACAGAGTTCTTAAAG TTCTCGAATAACAAGGACGAGTGGAAAAAAATAGCCGAAGGGTTTCATGACAAATGGGATTTCGCCAACTGCGAGGTGCTATGGATGGAAAACACATCAGAATTGTTCCACCACCGGATTCCGAGGCCTTGTATTAcaattgtcacgtcccgggtgaaggtctttttaggggaatga
- the LOC143378529 gene encoding uncharacterized protein LOC143378529, giving the protein MLDEPEEIEFQAIDVQDMDDTETQPSNQDEEVISQPGPSSHKRPAGQISRCGKKKKSDDAVMKVLETCAVALKNPTISRIEISEYEAAGIKIASQLQRIDPEQMYATTNVGSMLGRAGNTRTNISKSNCNDIQWGTQLCGHSLKSHNLFKIGPNDLSFFEKLGGLIC; this is encoded by the exons ATGCTGGACGAAcccgaagaaattgaatttcaagCTATCGACGTACAGGACATGGACGACACCGAGACGCAGCCTAGCAATCAA GACGAAGAAGTAATATCGCAACCGGGTCCAAGCAGCCATAAACGGCCGGCTGGCCAAATTTCTCGCTGCggcaagaagaagaaaagtgaTGATGCCGTCATGAAAGTTTTAGAAACTTGCGCTGTCGCGCTTAAGAATCCCACCATCAGCCGTATAGAAATATCCGAATACGAAGCCGCGGGAATAAAAATTGCCAGTCAATTGCAAAGGATAGACCCGGAGCAG ATGTATGCGACAACGAATGTAGGCTCTATGCTGGGCCGAGCCGGGAACACACGAACGAACATCAGCAAGAGTAATTGTAATGATATACAGTGGGGGACACAATTATgtggacactctttaaaatcgcataacttgttcaaaattggtccaaacgacttgagtttttttgagaagctaggtggattaatttgctaa